Genomic DNA from Candidatus Aminicenantes bacterium:
GTCGCTGAAACCATCACGTGTGACGAGTGACGAGACAAGAGTCGAACAAAAGTCAAAATACCAATGCCGAATTCCAAGCTCCAAAAAACAAAAAAACACCAATAAACAGATTACCCAAACAAATAAAAAATTAACAGAAATATGCTTTGGGTAGGGAACGCAAATTTGCGTTCCCTACAGAAAAAAACCTCTGAAAAATTTTTATTTCGGATAGTGGGATTTGGAATTTGTGATTTTTGGTTTTTTTCTTCCCTCGTTACGCGTCACAAGTCACGGAGTTCAGGTAATCAGAACATGATGAGCATCATGTCCATCAACAGCGAGTCCTTGGGGTTCTCGACGATGCGGCCCGACTCGGAATCCCGGCGGTAAAAAATAAACGTGGGCACTTTTTCCACCAGCGTTCCCGGCGCATAATACTTTTGGCCGCTGACCGACTTTTTGTCAACCTCAAAAAAATTGACCGCGAATTCAGGGACATTGAGGCTGTCGACGATTTTCAGGAATACCGGCACGTGTTTTTTGGAATCATCGCACCAGAAGCCGAAATAGACATCGGCCCGGAACCCGGCCACTTTGTTCCTCAGGCTGTCGATGACGGCCGCGTCCGGGACGTAGGTCTCATAGATTTGCTTCCACTCGTGCAGTTGCAGGATGGCGCTGCGCTCCACCGCTTTTTGGCCCCAGGCGCTCGCGCCAACCATGCTCAGTAAAAGCCACAGTG
This window encodes:
- a CDS encoding thioredoxin family protein, coding for MKKKTLWLLLSMVGASAWGQKAVERSAILQLHEWKQIYETYVPDAAVIDSLRNKVAGFRADVYFGFWCDDSKKHVPVFLKIVDSLNVPEFAVNFFEVDKKSVSGQKYYAPGTLVEKVPTFIFYRRDSESGRIVENPKDSLLMDMMLIMF